A stretch of Portunus trituberculatus isolate SZX2019 chromosome 48, ASM1759143v1, whole genome shotgun sequence DNA encodes these proteins:
- the LOC123498376 gene encoding cuticle protein AMP1A-like: protein MNPYLHQRHHTTTPAAMRTAVFLAAVAIVAAAPATPPKEEEVKEEEEKQPIVILLNERTPPEGATYAFAIETENGISFSEVGVPGSKGQANVKGVYRYLKEDGSVAEVRYVADEGGFRPQSALLPLAPAFPHPIPLFVQEQIAFAAEQRRLKALQKQKEEEEEEQEKEQPQQQVE from the exons ATGAACCCATAcctccaccagcgccaccacactaccacacccGCCGCCATGAGGACT GCTGTCTTCCTCGCCGCCGTGGCTATCGTGGCCGCCGCCCCCGCCACGCCgcctaaggaagaggaggttaaggaagaggaggagaaacagcccATCGTGATCCTGCTGAACGAACGCACGCCGCCCGAGGGAGCCACCTACGCCTTCGCCATAGAGACGGAGAACGGTATTTCCTTCAGCGAGGTGGGCGTGCCGGGAAGCAAAGGCCAAGCCAACGTGAAGGGCGTGTACAG ATACCTGAAGGAGGACGGCTCGGTGGCTGAAGTACGCTATGTGGCCGATGAGGGAGGTTTCAGGCCCCAGTCAGCTCTCCTTCCCCTGGCCCCGGCCTTCCCTCACCCCATCCCACTATTTGTCCAGGAGCAGATTGCCTTCGCCGCGGAACAAAGACGTTTAAAGGCCCTccagaagcagaaggaggaagaggaggaggagcaggagaaggaacagcCGCAGCAACAGGTGGAATAG
- the LOC123498384 gene encoding cuticle protein AM1159-like has translation MKFVVLACLLAVAAARPDKDATIVVDERTDNGDGNFFYNVQTSNGIESSKTGTPGAEGQSNFQGSFRFPLEDGTFAEVRFVANEFGYQPESDLLPVGPEIPEHVYELLRIAEEQRAAGITFDRK, from the exons ATGAAATTC GTGGTCCTCGCCTGCCTGCTGGCCGTGGCGGCCGCCCGCCCCGACAAGGACGCCACCATCGTTGTGGACGAGCGCACTGACAACGGCGACGGAAACTTCTTCTACAACGTGCAGACCAGCAACGGCATTGAGAGCTCCAAGACTGGCACCCCGGGGGCTGAGGGCCAGAGCAACTTCCAGGGCTCTTTCAG GTTCCCCCTCGAAGACGGCACCTTTGCTGAGGTTCGCTTCGTGGCTAACGAGTTCGGCTACCAGCCCGAGTCTGACCTTCTGCCCGTCGGCCCTGAGATTCCCGAGCACGTGTATGAGCTTCTCCGCATCGCCGAGGAGCAGCGCGCCGCGGGCATCACCTTCGACAGGAAGTAA